ACTGCATAGGGTACTTATAATTTCACCTTATTGTATATATGACAGGGATACATTACACTAAGGTAATACTAATATGTGTATTTGCCTTAAATTTACAATCATTGAATCTAAGTGTTTTTCTTTACACCCCTGCCCCAGGCTTCAGCACCAAGAATTAACCCTCTTGAGTCAAGATTCCGTCCTTTAACTATGCCCTTGCCTGTGGTTTTGACAGCTTTGGTAGGAGTCACACTGTCTTCTAAAGATGATTGTGTGGGTTGACTGTGGTTCTCTTTATTTCTTGATAGAAAGTAGCCATTCTCCAATGTGTTGCTTCCTGAATTGGATCTCCAAATAGCTTCACAtaccaacaataataatagtgacAGAAAAAATGTCATTCTGCTgtgtttgaaaattaaaatcccaaaacCCAAATGTTATTGGAATAAAAGAATACATTATTGATTAATGATAAATAGATGATATATTGCTGTGGAGAGATAAAGACGATTGATAGAATagatgaaaagaaatacataactTTTATAAAGGaggtatagtaaaaaaaaaaaaagaaaagaaaaaagaaggtggagaagaagaaatagaatgagGGAGGCAGCAAGAGGCAAATGTCATAGAGTCAATTGGACCCATGACAGATTTGAAATAGCAACATCTTTCACCtttcttctgttatttaaaaatgagagatCCTTGAGAAACTGCCCAGTACCTATAACATAGAacgcactcaataaacatttgactAATTAAGGAATGTCATGAAGACTCTCTGAAGGTGACTGACAACAGATTGCATgtgatataaaatgtaaaaaaaatattaatccaTTACAAAATATCGACTTAAGACCAAGTGCCTCAGGAAATTTCTGGTGTATTCAAAGGTGTTTATATTAAAGATCGGAAATAATTTCCTTAAATAATGTGAATCATAAAAATAGCTTAATGTCCATTTAGTGAATTTATTTCATTAGGAAGACAGCACCATATTGTACTTTCTTCTTCAGCTCCGcttgttttcttcattaatttatcCTTTGAATTCCACAGCTTTGAAACCAGCTATGTAAGGGAGGTAGGAGAGCAATGTAGTTAAGAGTATGAGTTTTTTAGACAGATCACCCAAATTTCTAATCATGGTCCCACCACTAACTAGCTTATAACCCTGGAAAGGTAAAATAACCTCTCAGTCTCTCACACCCTTTATAAGTGAAATGGGCATTAACAGCACCAACCCAATACAGATAAAACCAGATTATATACAAATTAAAGTAGATTATGCATGTCAAGCCCTtaaaagagtgcctggcacataataattgCTTACTAAATTGTCTGTTGTTAATCTCCTCCACCAAATACTCACCCATGGTACCCAGGACCACAGCTATCACCAGTATTACCAAGCATAGGATTCCCAAAATTACAGCAATGAGGCGCCAAGGAGGAGATGCAGCACACGATCCTGAGGAGCCAGAGGGGGCAGAAATGgaataaagaaagagaatgacGGATGGTGGGGCAGTTTAATTCTACAGTTCATCAAAAATCTGGCcttgcacggtggctcacacctgtaatcccagaagggagactgaggtaggaggattgcttgaggccagaagctcaagaccagcctgggcaacacagggagaccctgtccctaccaaaaaaaaaaaagaaaaacaaagaaagaaaaaaaatttaattagctgggcattgtggtgagctcccgtagtcccagctactctggaggctgtggcaggaggatcacttgagcctaggaattccagAGCAGCATAGGCAAAAAAGTGATACcctgttaaaacacacacacacacacacacacacacacacacacacacaccaccaacaacaacaacaaaaaatactggcaaatttttaagtgaattatTAATCACTGCCTAGGTTACCTGGTCACCTAGGATTTGCTGTGCTTCTCCACCAGTAAGGATACCTTCTTCTTCAATTGCTGGAATTGTAATTTCGGCACATTGGCTTGATAACTGTATGCTCCTAATTTCAGTTCCACATTGACATCTACAGGTCTTGACATTAGTAGGATCCCTGAAATCCCACTGATTCTTAGAGGAAATAGCTTAATGTTGGGGAGATAGCACTGATTACTAAGGGTAATTTtcccttttcatatgtttgttgcatgaccctgggcaaattactccctttgttgttttttattcctctttGTGAAACTGGGGTAATAATATCTCAAAGGATTATTGCGGGAATTAAACGAGCTAACACATATAAAAGCACCTTGTTTAGAGACTGCTAGCACATGATAGGTGTGTTGTTGCAGGATACCGTTTGCCTACACATATGCATAAACATGCGCATGTCTCCCTACCTCTTGCCTCATCCACTTTTTCCACGCTTCCTCAATAGGTTGCCCAAGAAAAGAATTACATCAGTGCTGAGAGGAAAATATTTGTGCAGTGTGAATAAccagaaagcagaagaaagcaaACTCTGGTGTCAAAACCGACaaatgatctctctctctcaaagaTAATAGGGAACTAATTTTGTATGAACATTGCCATAACCAGAATGTATttctgctttccactgtgactaAGCTGTCAGGACATTTCATAGAATTGTCACATAGGAGAATCGTAGAGTAGGCTAAATCACCCATTCTATGAATACAGAGATCCTCCAATGCCcttctttctatttcatttcatttacacTTTGTTTAAGACTCATGTCCTGCTGGTGGGATGTTTTTATCTACCATATGTTCATATATTTTCCATCACTGGTATAccaataattgttttttgtttaaaaacaatttaaattaatctcttaccacaaaaaaaaaatgttgttcatATATATACTTCTTTAAGTTTCCTGGCCTCCATTCGATAATCTAGCCTTTCTATCAAACAAGCAACAAGTCACTCATACAGAAATCCTTTATCTTTGTGTATTATCCCACTTATTACCAATTCCTCACTGATGAAATGTCTATATCTATAGAAAAGAGAAATTCTATTTTCTGCCATCAGACATAATTAATTTAAACACTAATAATTGGTCACTGAATAATTTTCATGAAAAAAGGTTTAGGGTGCATTCAATTTATCTTCAGTGACATCTGAAGCCTTTAAAAGTATatccataaaaatatacacatcaCGAGGCTCTCAAATTTTCTCCCcttatatctttttgttttgtttttatttttattttttttcagagatggagtcttgctctgccacccaggctggagtgcattggcatgatcttggctcactgcaacctccacctcccaggttcaagtgattctcctgcctcagcctcccaagtacctggaactacaggcgtgcaccaccatgcccggctaatttttgtatttttagtagagacagagtttcaccacgttagccaagctggcctcgaactcctgacctcagtcaatccacccgcctcggcctcccaaagtgctgggattacaggtgtgagccaccatgcctagcctcccCTTATATCTTTTCAAACGGGAGAGCTAAAGGCACACAttagaaaaaacatatatatacctTTCTCTGAAACAACAGCTATCCTGGTATTGCTTTGAGAGTCGAAGTGTAATTGAGTATATCCATCTTCATCCAAATTTTCTAAATCAGGATGATATTCCATTGTTCTTGAGAGCCCCTGAATAGATATAGCATTTGGGagctcttttctttctgctcctgAGATGACTGTCTGTGGACAAAAGAGAATCTCTGAGTCAAATCATGTGGGCTAGGTACTTACCGGAGTTTAACAAATTAAGCTTAAGTAGTTCAACCAGATATTCAAGAGCAGGAAATGAAACTATGCTGTGGTAATTTTCCATTTGTACCTTTAGATCCTGTTTCTGAGACTGCTGACTCAGGAAAACTAAAAGGCAGCATAGCAGATGAGTCTTTGTTTCAGACCAAATGTAAGAAAAATGCATACATTAATGTCTTATGCTGCCTTCATTACTCTCACAACTAAGTCTGACATTAATTAATTTAACCGATGCAAACTATTTCAGTTTTGGTGCTCCAAGTTTACCATAACtttgttcatgtatttattcatgtattttttaaattacataaacagGTACTGGATGCCCACCTTTTCAATTGGTAGGAGCTTACAATACAAGGAAAAATGATACCTATGAAGAAACTCATTGCTTAATAAAGGAAATATATAGATAGGTAAATGAGGGATGGCATGAGGAGATGCATTGTTGTAACAACAGACAGAGAAAACAAATCTCTTTGGGAATTATCAGATATTAacacaaaataacatttattgaacaattacTATGAGCTAAGTACCACATGTTGTACATATTTTCTTGTTCAATCTCACTTTTCCAAGTCTATATAGTAggcattattatttctattttcaaatgaaaaaatgagacagaaaatttagCCTCTTTCTCAGGTTTAagaagctaattttaaaaatttagagcaAGGAATCAAATCAAAGCTGACTCTTGCTGCAAAACTCGTGGTCTTTTCTGTTACGCTACACTGCCTCTTTCATCATTCCATACACTTATATTGCAAGGAACAGCTTATGGAAGGTGTTGGGACTGAAATATTATGTtagatgtttgattttttttccctctcttccagTTTCCAtagtaatgatcaaatcaaagaaatatagaaaacacCTAACATTGCTGGAAACTGAAGAGGTGTTCAACTCATTTATCCGACCTTGAAGCCAGTAGAGTGCAGGAGACATCTGAGTGTTGTCAAGGATCAACAAATCTGGATACTAGTTAATGTGGTGAGGACAGGTTTTATTCAGTAATACTATTGCAACAGGAACCAGTGCAGCATTAACTGAACTCAACTTCCCCAAAAGTAAAGCTGATGACATTTTAAAGTGGAGTTTGCTAAGGAAAAGATACTGAGTGGTGTTAAGGAAAGTTAATGTGACTAGACTCTCTGGATTTGTTAATTGGCCCTTATCCAGAGGACAGAGAAACTTTGCCTATCTATATGACAGAAGGACATGGTGATAGTTGAAGTGAAGCACCCAGCTAAGTTGGTCCTTATGCTGCATCTGAAAGAAAGAGCAAGATTTATCTCCCTgaatgtttgcatttcaaagaaaCAGCTCCCAAGTCCTTGAAGAAACAGTTCTGTGTGGTAGATTTGCTTCTCAaagggcagagaaagaatttaactgtaagatttatttttcttttctttctttttttttttttagacgaaatttcgctcttgttgcccaggctggtgtgcaaatggcacgatctcggctcaccacaacctccgcctcccgggttcaagcgattctcctgcctcagcctcctgagtaagctgggattacaggcatgtgccaccacgccaggctaattttgtatttttagtagagacagcatttctccatgttggtcaggctggtcttgaacccctgacctctggtgatccgcctgcctcggcctcccaaagtgctgggattacaggcgtgagccactgcacctggcctaactgTAAGATTTCTAAAGTAACTGCTCTAAAAGGAATTCAGGAGCCTATCTGTTaccaagttttttgttgttgttgttgttttgagacagagtctcgctctgttgcccacgctggagtgcagtggcgcgatttcggctcactgcaagctctgcctcctgggttcacgccattctcctgcctcagcctcccaagtagctgggactacaggcgcccgccaccatgcctggctaattttttgtatttttagtagagacagggtttcatcgtgttaaccagaatggtctcgatctcctgacctcgtgatccgcccgcctcggcctcccaaggtgctgggattacacgcatgagccaccacacctggcctgttaaCAAGTTTTAACTGGAACAAAAAGTAAATTCTCCTAGCAGCATTGGGCTTCCTCAGGCTGGCCTTTTAAGTAGTGCTGAATCATCCTATGGACCTTGCCTTAGGCTACTAGAAGGCGTGCTAGAGTTTGCCAAGTCTCTAGTGCAGAGATTTGGGAGGAGTTGTTATATGATGAGGGCTCTGCAGTTCTGACAGTCTAACACCTATCAAAATGGAAGAGAGCTCAAGAGAGTACATAAATGAGCTTCCCGCCTTACTTAAGCTGCCACAAAAGTTTTACTAAGTTTTTGTAGACATGTTGCAAAGTGGTAATGTGGATCTTAATCTCAACATTCATCAGTGTTTCAGTCCTATAATGCAGTGCTTGGAAAGCAGCGTATGAGGTTCAGGACATGCAACCCCAAAATATGGAttcttggcatttgagaaaacagcagaatcaGGAAATTCACTCTCACACCTTTCCCCGTCTTTCTGCCCTGAAGCAGATCATAAGACCCTTATTTTAGAAGTATTGTTTCCTAGAGGAAAGAAACTTCCTTATCTTTGAAGATACAGagatgccaagaagaatctgaacaaattAGTCTTGCTAAGCTCCCTCCAGTTTATtagcattagatcataccctCCTTGTCCAACGTAGGGGAGAAAAAGTAGTATCTTTTCCTTGCCCATCACCAGGTTCGTGACTGAgacccctataacaaaagacagattaacaaaacaaaagcatGTAAATGTTATACGACAAGAGAGCCTTCTGAAATGAAGACGCAGGGAAAACTGAGTATTTCTACGGACAGTTATGCAGAAGTATGACTGGAGAACAAAAGGGTATAATCTAATGGTAATAAGCTGAGTAGAACTTaacaaggcctgtttgttcaggtaacttctattaaataaatttggaTGCTATTCTCTTGTTGATCTATGTTTTATTGTAGATGCCGTGAACCTAGCAATGAGTGAGGAAAAGGAATCTTTCACCCCTACAAAGGGATACCATGGAATTTCTCAAACAGTGAATACATTGGCTCCAGGAAAAAGGGTCGACCTCTTAAATAGAAATAGAGAACTAGAGAACAATAATGAGGGGAGTACCTTGCAGTCAGTAATAAGAAGCTGTCTTTACTATCAAATCAGACCTCCAGTGGGAGAGTTTTTCCCTATAGTGACTTTGACTGTCACCCTGTGTTTAATCACAATCCTATGAAAACAGTTAACTCTCTAAGTGGTCaaagaaatttttcaataaacATAAACTTTAGTCTAATTCTCATTATtctccttttttgtctctttgtctaaaataaagcaattaaacATTAATTATGCAAATCATtgacaaactagaaaaacaataccCTTCGTATTTCAAGACAGTGGGAGAGATAGGCTGGGTATTCAGAGAAAAATACCCCTCATTAAATGTTAATGCAAGAAACAGGTGgaaggccgagcatggtggctcaggcctgtaattcctacactttgggaggctgaggcaggtggatcacctgaggtcagcagtttgagatcagtctggcaaacatgatggaaccccatctctactaaaaatataaaaaattagctgggtggggtggcaggtgcctttaatcccagctatttaggaggctgagacaggagaatcacttgaacccaggaggtggaagttgtagtgagccaagatcgtgccactgcaccccaacctgggcaacaacagtgaaactccatctaaaaaaaaaaaaaaaaaaaaaggaaagaaacaggtgGAAACAAACCAACCtaacaaaagaaaagacaaaaaacaaaccagtTATCTAACTTACATTTTCAGTGAAGTTTGTTGAAAactttcatctataaaacaagtgGGTCATCCAAGAAAAATGAGCAAtctggccgggtgcaatggctcatgcctgtaatcccagcactttgggaggcagagacaggcagatcacctgaggtcaggagttcgagaccagcctgacaaacatggagaaacctcgtctctactaaaaatacaaaattagccaggcgtggaggcgcatgcctgtaatctcagccacttgggaggctgaggcaggagaattgcttgaacccaggaggcagaggcttcagtgagccaagagtaagccaagatcgtgccactgcactccagcctgggcaacaagagcaaaaactctgtcaaaaaaaaaaaaaaagaaaagaaagaaagagaaaaaagaaaaatgagcaatcTGAGAAGAGTTCTTAGAAgtggaaaacacattttataaactaaaattgTAATTAATGAAACCCAGAGGTAGATTGAATATTACATCAATAAAATAGCTGAAAGAACCGAATTCATAATAGCTGAgtctcaggaatggaaaacaaaacattgtatgttctcacttataagtgagagctaagctatgaaaatacaaagacataggaatgatacaatggattttggggacttggagggaaGGGCGGGAGgtgggtgagagataaaagattacacattgggtacagtgtacactgctcaggtgatgggtgcaacaaaaatataagaaatcaccactaaaaaacttatccatgtaaccaaacaccacctgctccccaaaacctgttaaaataaaaaataaaagaatagctgAGTCAGTCTGCTCACTCACTGCTATATACATTAAGTAGTAGTGTTTACTCTCAGAATTAAACCTCAAAAAATAGCATTCTTTTCAAACAAATATCTATTTTGTATATGTCTAATGTGACTTTCTGGAAAattcatacaaataaatgaagagaaataagtaaacatgtgaatatatagaaataaatggatacatgaattaaatagaaaagattatggctgggcacggtggctcatgcctgtaatctcagaactttgggaggtcaaggcaggtggttggcttgagtccaggagttcgagactagcctggcaacatggcaaaactccatctctacaaaaaaaaaaatacaaaaaattagccagctatggtggtacatgcctgtggttcaaagtacttgggaggctgaggtgagagggtttctttgagccccggaggcagaggttgcagtgagccaagctggcgccactgcactccagcctgggtaacagagcaagactctgtctcaaaaaaataataaaaataacaaagaaaacaagattaTTAAAACCAAACTAAGCATTAAACTTAAGAACCACTGCAGAAAAACATGTTCAGTCCTCAGAAGATAGCAACATTTCAAAGTACcttcccaattaaaaaaaaatcaaatttctctTCCAATTTGAATGCTAAATTGggcctctttcctctcttcctcttctctgactctctgcctccttcctttccttgttttCTCTATTCATCCATTAACAATTAAATATCTACTGAATATTTACTATATTCACAAACCTGAGGCTCAATCCCAATCCTAATTGATTTCTCATTATATTTGAGGAAGAAagacatgtaaaaaaaattacttcgGTATCCCTTGGATTGACTGAAGCACCAAATTTACTTAGCTTTACTCACAACACTTACAAATGCTTCATTTTAGATGGTGTAGTCATTCATAGCTCTCCCACCTTCCCTGCCAGGGATCCCCAGCTCCCAATTGCCAAGCCCAtgctcctcctttcttctttgtgACTTTGCTTTTAACATTTAGTTGCCATCAAAT
This sequence is a window from Homo sapiens chromosome 12, GRCh38.p14 Primary Assembly. Protein-coding genes within it:
- the CLEC7A gene encoding C-type lectin domain family 7 member A isoform X3 is translated as MEYHPDLENLDEDGYTQLHFDSQSNTRIAVVSEKGSCAASPPWRLIAVILGILCLVILVIAVVLGTMAIWRSNSGSNTLENGYFLSRNKENHSQPTQSSLEDSVTPTKAVKTTGVLSSPCPPNWIIYEKSCYLFSMSLNSWDGSKRQCWQLGSNLLKIDSSNELSLTLLPKLECSEAATSQAQVILPPQLPE
- the CLEC7A gene encoding C-type lectin domain family 7 member A isoform c (isoform c is encoded by transcript variant 3), which codes for MEYHPDLENLDEDGYTQLHFDSQSNTRIAVVSEKGSCAASPPWRLIAVILGILCLVILVIAVVLGTMAIWRSNSGSNTLENGYFLSRNKENHSQPTQSSLEDSVTPTKAVKTTGVLSSPCPPNWIIYEKSCYLFSMSLNSWDGSKRQCWQLGSNLLKIDSSNELISDQNHSYPRKPISKLCMDSRVSHL
- the CLEC7A gene encoding C-type lectin domain family 7 member A isoform f (isoform f is encoded by transcript variant 6) → MEYHPDLENLDEDGYTQLHFDSQSNTRIAVVSEKGSCAASPPWRLIAVILGILCLVILVIAVVLGTMAGFKAVEFKG
- the CLEC7A gene encoding C-type lectin domain family 7 member A isoform X2 yields the protein MEYHPDLENLDEDGYTQLHFDSQSNTRIAVVSEKGSCAASPPWRLIAVILGILCLVILVIAVVLGTMAIWRSNSGSNTLENGYFLSRNKENHSQPTQSSLEDSVTPTKAVKTTGVLSSPCPPNWIIYEKSCYLFSMSLNSWDGSKRQCWQLGSNLLKIDSSNELSLTLLPKLECSEAATSQAQVILPPQLPEDL